The Gemella haemolysans genome includes a region encoding these proteins:
- a CDS encoding DAK2 domain-containing protein: MEKINGLVLAEMIDLGSKNLAKNAEKINSLNVFPVPDGDTGTNMNLSMSSGAKETAANVVENIGELGKSFSKGLLMGARGNSGVILSQLFRGMSQHIADKKEVNAKEFAVAIQNGVSIAYKAIIKPVEGTILTVAREAAEAGLKAAENTTSVVEVMEAIYVEAQASLKRTPDLLPILKEVGVVDSGGQGLVCVYQGFVAALKGEKIEGLESVETNVVDMQFEDDHDMDFMSPEDIVYGFCTEFTVRLDKEKKDFNEDKFREDMSKFGDSLLVISDSEYVKIHVHTETPGDVFNYGQQYGELIKIKSDNMREQHREVLRKQEAKQATTPKELKEQAMISISMGAGLSKVLTSMGVDYIVEGGQTMNPSTEDIMKAIKEVNAKNIFIFPNNKNIQLAAKQAAELAEENVFVIESKTAPQGLAAVMVFNPQASADENFANMQEVLSTVSTLEVTHAVRDTNIEGVEIKKDEFMGIKDGKIVVSNLSLNTVLEELLEKSIDEDKEIVTLYLGEESTEEYTDFLEQLIEEKYPDVEVELIESGQPVYPYIIGVE; the protein is encoded by the coding sequence GTGGAGAAAATTAACGGACTCGTTTTAGCTGAAATGATTGATTTAGGATCAAAAAATTTAGCTAAAAATGCAGAAAAAATAAACTCATTAAATGTTTTCCCTGTACCAGATGGTGATACAGGAACAAATATGAACCTTTCAATGTCATCAGGTGCTAAAGAAACAGCTGCAAATGTTGTAGAAAACATCGGTGAATTAGGTAAGTCTTTTTCTAAAGGATTATTAATGGGAGCACGTGGAAACTCAGGTGTTATCCTTTCTCAACTATTTAGAGGAATGTCTCAGCACATAGCTGATAAAAAAGAAGTTAATGCTAAAGAGTTTGCAGTTGCTATTCAAAATGGTGTGAGTATTGCTTATAAAGCGATTATTAAACCAGTAGAAGGAACTATTTTAACAGTAGCTCGTGAAGCAGCGGAAGCTGGACTTAAAGCAGCTGAAAATACTACATCAGTAGTAGAAGTAATGGAAGCAATCTATGTTGAAGCTCAAGCTTCACTAAAAAGAACTCCGGATTTATTACCAATTCTAAAAGAAGTTGGTGTAGTAGACTCAGGAGGTCAAGGGCTTGTTTGTGTATATCAAGGTTTCGTAGCTGCACTTAAAGGTGAAAAAATTGAAGGATTAGAATCTGTAGAGACTAATGTTGTTGATATGCAGTTTGAAGATGATCACGATATGGACTTTATGTCTCCAGAAGATATCGTGTATGGATTCTGTACAGAATTTACTGTTCGTCTTGATAAAGAGAAAAAAGATTTCAACGAAGATAAATTCCGTGAAGATATGAGTAAATTTGGAGATTCTCTTCTAGTTATTTCTGATAGTGAGTATGTAAAAATTCACGTTCACACAGAAACTCCAGGAGATGTATTCAATTATGGTCAACAATATGGAGAACTTATCAAGATTAAATCTGATAATATGAGAGAACAGCACCGTGAAGTTCTAAGAAAACAAGAAGCTAAACAAGCGACTACTCCAAAAGAACTAAAAGAACAAGCAATGATTTCTATCTCTATGGGAGCTGGATTAAGTAAAGTATTAACTTCTATGGGAGTTGATTATATCGTGGAAGGTGGACAAACTATGAATCCATCAACTGAAGATATAATGAAAGCAATTAAAGAAGTTAACGCTAAGAACATTTTTATCTTCCCTAATAATAAAAATATCCAACTTGCAGCAAAACAAGCTGCTGAGTTAGCTGAGGAAAATGTTTTTGTTATTGAAAGTAAAACAGCGCCTCAAGGTTTAGCTGCGGTTATGGTGTTTAATCCTCAAGCTTCAGCTGATGAAAACTTCGCTAATATGCAAGAAGTATTATCAACAGTAAGTACTCTGGAAGTAACACATGCTGTTCGTGATACTAATATCGAAGGTGTTGAAATTAAAAAAGATGAATTCATGGGAATTAAAGATGGAAAAATAGTGGTTTCTAACTTATCTCTGAATACAGTATTAGAAGAATTATTAGAAAAATCTATTGATGAAGATAAAGAAATTGTAACTCTTTACTTAGGTGAAGAAAGTACAGAAGAATATACTGATTTCTTAGAACAATTAATAGAAGAAAAATACCCTGACGTAGAAGTAGAACTTATAGAATCAGGACAACCGGTATATCCATACATTATCGGAGTTGAATAA
- a CDS encoding Asp23/Gls24 family envelope stress response protein encodes MSLEINNEYGHVSISDDVIASVAGGAAVSCYGIIGMASKNQVKDGITEILRKENYAKGIVVKKDEEKLVIDLYIIVMYGTKISEIANNVQSSVKYQIEKTLGVKVDEINIYIQGIKVNK; translated from the coding sequence ATGTCATTAGAAATTAATAATGAATATGGTCATGTTTCTATTAGTGATGATGTAATCGCATCAGTTGCAGGTGGTGCAGCTGTAAGTTGTTACGGAATTATAGGAATGGCTAGTAAAAATCAAGTTAAGGATGGAATTACAGAAATTTTACGTAAAGAAAATTACGCAAAAGGAATAGTAGTAAAAAAAGATGAAGAAAAACTTGTAATTGATTTATATATTATAGTTATGTATGGAACAAAAATTTCAGAAATAGCTAACAATGTTCAATCTTCAGTAAAATATCAAATTGAAAAAACTTTAGGTGTCAAAGTTGATGAAATCAACATTTATATTCAAGGCATCAAGGTAAATAAATAG
- the dnaI gene encoding primosomal protein DnaI — translation MKKLSNIVASNTQDSFKRFISEKVLNDPEIVKFIRDNNFTKIDIENNIEKFYQFYISKDKLLNIEHKPRLVFSNEEVSILYEETEEYKQKVASMKTSNKVKTEFIPKRVLTYTFENLSRNREKGMLATEIIKICRSILNGQSSRGVYVYGPTGTGKTYLMGSIYNYFKQNEKEPTILYYPEFIRKIKSKISDNSYDLYIDLVRDEEILIIDDIGAENITEFIRDEVLGPIINHREAEKLPTFFSSNLSIDDLAELLSNGRTTVDRTKALRIVERIHSLCSSHFLDGENEREYYN, via the coding sequence GTGAAAAAATTATCAAATATAGTTGCTAGCAATACTCAAGATTCGTTTAAGAGATTTATATCGGAAAAAGTTCTTAATGATCCTGAAATTGTTAAGTTTATTCGTGACAATAATTTTACCAAAATAGATATAGAAAATAATATTGAAAAGTTTTATCAATTTTATATTTCGAAAGATAAACTACTTAATATAGAGCATAAACCTAGGTTAGTTTTTAGTAATGAAGAAGTTAGTATTTTATACGAAGAGACTGAAGAGTACAAGCAAAAAGTAGCAAGTATGAAGACCTCTAATAAGGTGAAGACAGAGTTTATACCAAAAAGAGTTTTGACATACACTTTTGAAAATCTATCTAGGAATAGAGAAAAGGGTATGTTAGCGACAGAAATTATTAAAATTTGCAGAAGTATATTAAATGGTCAATCTTCTAGAGGTGTTTATGTATATGGACCAACGGGTACTGGTAAAACGTATTTAATGGGTTCTATATACAACTATTTTAAACAAAATGAAAAAGAACCAACTATTTTATATTATCCAGAATTTATTAGAAAGATAAAATCTAAAATAAGTGATAATAGTTATGATTTATATATAGATCTAGTTAGAGATGAAGAGATACTTATAATTGATGATATTGGTGCTGAAAATATTACTGAATTCATTCGTGATGAAGTATTAGGCCCAATTATTAATCATAGAGAAGCTGAAAAACTACCGACATTCTTCTCATCTAATCTAAGTATAGATGATTTAGCTGAGTTATTATCGAATGGTAGAACAACAGTAGATAGAACAAAGGCGTTAAGAATAGTAGAAAGAATACATTCTTTATGTTCATCACACTTTCTTGATGGTGAAAACGAAAGAGAATATTATAATTAA
- a CDS encoding DnaD domain protein — MSNIFSVKDFYCVYNDYDISEYSKELNLLYLPLLGNDAISLYNFLGSKMLSDKNLSKNYLHYDILDNLALSNHKFIVARKKLEAIGLLQTFYIDNNGVGQFVYKIKQALNFSQFFGTPVLAQLLENTIGTVEYKELSNYYSLDKVSFRSFEEITSKFSDVFHLENLNDFGFDYLENKVTSGPNFDEYYFDFDKLNYYLANSYLTEVISNDEVKNKILGLAHIYKMDSQDMAKAIEKSVEITNGASEINLKVLTDYIVQLNVNVRKQEVPTLERMVNKNLTNIEEEKLTEEELFIKEVDNTNFITFLNKQKGIVVSNIDAKNIGELQSKYNFPTGVLNILLEYSINQTGNNSIPHINYIDKIASSWSAQKLLGAKDAIDFVRNNRNYKKNIDTSNKKTSKQQKNYVNNKKGNYAPFPEYLQNRQSNFNVSKKKEDRVVTKEDEDAYNKMMQELNNKRDM, encoded by the coding sequence ATGAGTAATATTTTTTCTGTTAAGGATTTTTATTGTGTTTATAATGACTATGATATTTCAGAATACTCTAAAGAGTTAAACTTACTATATCTACCATTATTAGGTAATGATGCTATAAGTTTATATAATTTTTTAGGGAGTAAAATGCTTAGTGATAAAAATCTTTCAAAGAATTATTTACACTACGATATATTAGATAATTTAGCTTTATCTAATCATAAGTTCATTGTCGCAAGAAAGAAATTGGAAGCAATTGGTCTACTTCAAACTTTTTATATTGATAACAACGGAGTAGGTCAATTTGTTTATAAGATTAAGCAAGCTTTAAATTTTTCTCAATTCTTCGGAACACCTGTTTTGGCTCAATTATTAGAAAACACTATAGGTACTGTTGAATATAAGGAATTAAGTAATTATTATTCCCTAGATAAAGTAAGTTTTAGAAGTTTTGAAGAAATAACTTCTAAGTTTTCAGATGTCTTTCATTTAGAAAACTTAAATGATTTTGGTTTTGATTATTTGGAAAATAAAGTTACTTCTGGTCCTAATTTTGATGAGTATTATTTTGATTTCGATAAATTAAATTATTATTTAGCAAATAGTTATCTAACTGAAGTTATCTCAAATGATGAAGTAAAGAACAAGATTTTAGGTTTGGCACATATTTATAAAATGGATTCTCAAGATATGGCAAAAGCTATAGAAAAATCTGTTGAAATTACTAATGGAGCAAGTGAAATTAATCTTAAAGTATTAACAGATTACATTGTTCAATTAAATGTTAATGTAAGAAAACAAGAAGTACCGACATTAGAACGTATGGTAAATAAAAATCTAACTAATATTGAGGAAGAGAAACTTACTGAGGAAGAATTGTTCATTAAAGAAGTAGATAATACAAACTTTATCACATTCCTTAATAAACAAAAAGGTATAGTAGTTTCTAATATTGACGCAAAGAATATCGGTGAATTACAAAGTAAGTATAATTTTCCTACAGGAGTTTTAAATATTTTATTAGAATATTCTATTAATCAGACAGGAAATAATTCTATACCTCATATCAATTATATTGATAAGATAGCTAGTTCTTGGAGTGCACAAAAACTTTTAGGTGCAAAGGATGCAATTGATTTTGTTAGAAATAATAGAAATTATAAGAAAAATATCGATACATCAAATAAAAAGACTTCTAAGCAACAAAAGAATTATGTGAATAATAAGAAAGGAAATTATGCACCGTTTCCTGAGTATCTTCAAAATCGTCAAAGTAATTTTAACGTTTCTAAGAAAAAAGAGGATCGTGTTGTTACTAAAGAAGATGAAGATGCATACAATAAGATGATGCAAGAATTAAATAATAAGAGGGATATGTAG
- the rsmH gene encoding 16S rRNA (cytosine(1402)-N(4))-methyltransferase RsmH: MFKHYSVLLNEAVEGLNIIEDGIYVDCTLGGAGHSLEILKQLKNGKLYAFDQDNIALENAKNKLAEYSDKVVFIKSNFVNLKEKLAEHGVHEVDGVLYDLGVSSPQLDTPERGFSYNYDTKLDMRMDTDAKISAYEVVNEYSYHDLVKIFYRYGEENFSKQIARNIEKKREQKPIETTFELVEIIKESIPAAKRRTGGHPAKRVFQAIRIAVNNELSVFEDSLEQAIDIVKVGGRISVITFHSLEDRICKQIFNSYAKAKDIPKNLPIMPEESLSKLKVITRKPIYPSDIELEENNRSRSAKLRVAEVQTK; the protein is encoded by the coding sequence ATGTTTAAACATTATAGTGTATTATTAAATGAAGCTGTAGAAGGCTTAAATATAATAGAAGATGGTATATATGTCGATTGTACCTTAGGTGGAGCAGGACATAGTTTAGAAATTTTAAAACAATTAAAAAATGGAAAACTATATGCTTTTGATCAAGACAATATAGCTTTAGAAAATGCCAAAAATAAATTAGCTGAATACAGTGATAAAGTTGTCTTTATTAAATCGAATTTTGTTAATTTAAAAGAAAAGTTAGCTGAACATGGTGTTCATGAGGTTGATGGGGTTTTATATGATTTAGGAGTATCATCACCGCAATTAGATACACCAGAAAGAGGTTTTAGTTACAACTATGATACTAAGTTAGATATGAGAATGGATACTGATGCAAAAATCAGTGCTTATGAAGTTGTTAATGAATATAGTTATCATGATTTAGTTAAAATATTTTACCGCTATGGAGAAGAGAATTTTTCGAAACAAATAGCAAGAAATATTGAGAAAAAACGTGAACAAAAACCTATTGAAACTACTTTTGAATTAGTAGAAATAATTAAAGAATCCATCCCAGCTGCTAAAAGAAGAACTGGAGGACATCCAGCTAAAAGAGTATTTCAAGCTATTCGTATTGCAGTGAACAATGAATTATCGGTATTTGAAGATTCACTTGAACAAGCAATTGATATCGTTAAAGTGGGAGGAAGAATTTCTGTTATTACTTTCCACTCTTTAGAAGATAGAATTTGTAAACAAATATTCAATTCATACGCTAAGGCAAAAGATATTCCAAAAAATCTACCAATTATGCCTGAAGAAAGTTTATCTAAATTAAAAGTAATTACGAGAAAACCTATATATCCTAGTGATATCGAATTAGAAGAGAATAATAGATCAAGAAGTGCCAAACTAAGGGTGGCAGAAGTACAGACAAAATAG
- a CDS encoding ketopantoate reductase family protein yields MKILFAGAGALGSRFGYMLFKNNEDVTFVDSWEEHVRNITNNGLKVIIDEVDLGNYYIPTYHPDQVRGKYDVVFVATKSMQLRAMLEKVKHLFHDDTKIICILNGLGHVETLKDYIKEENILIGVTVWTSGLGGPGVLNAHGTGKIELKQVKEINLDETLKLVDRLNDAGLNIKYSADTYQSIWHKAGLNCVLNTFCTLIDCNINQYGSYDKNLELTRAVLNEITAVGKAEGIDINQDVIENNIKNCFPLETAGAHYPSLYQDMKNGRLTEIDYLNGEISRLGKIHNIPTPVCDVITLMIHSKEFINNNK; encoded by the coding sequence ATGAAAATATTATTTGCAGGAGCAGGAGCTCTTGGTTCAAGATTTGGGTATATGTTATTTAAAAATAATGAAGATGTAACATTTGTAGATTCTTGGGAGGAACATGTAAGAAATATTACTAATAATGGATTAAAAGTTATAATTGATGAGGTGGATTTAGGTAATTATTATATACCGACATATCATCCTGATCAAGTTAGAGGAAAATATGATGTAGTTTTTGTTGCAACTAAATCTATGCAATTAAGAGCTATGCTAGAAAAAGTTAAACATTTATTTCACGATGATACTAAAATCATTTGTATTTTAAATGGTTTAGGTCATGTTGAGACTTTAAAAGATTATATAAAAGAAGAGAACATTCTTATTGGTGTAACAGTGTGGACTAGTGGACTAGGAGGTCCTGGTGTATTAAATGCTCATGGAACGGGAAAAATAGAGTTAAAACAAGTTAAAGAGATTAACTTAGATGAAACTTTGAAACTTGTAGATAGATTAAATGATGCGGGATTAAATATTAAATATTCGGCAGATACATATCAATCAATATGGCATAAAGCTGGTTTAAACTGTGTGTTAAATACTTTTTGCACACTTATTGATTGTAATATTAATCAGTATGGAAGCTATGATAAGAATTTAGAATTAACAAGAGCGGTTTTAAATGAAATTACAGCTGTAGGTAAAGCTGAAGGGATTGATATTAATCAAGATGTAATTGAAAATAATATAAAAAATTGTTTTCCTTTAGAGACTGCTGGAGCACATTATCCATCATTATATCAAGACATGAAGAATGGTCGTTTGACGGAAATAGATTATCTTAATGGAGAAATTTCAAGACTTGGAAAAATTCATAATATTCCTACACCAGTGTGTGATGTCATTACATTAATGATTCATTCTAAGGAATTTATTAATAATAATAAATAA
- a CDS encoding cell division protein FtsL, which translates to MATLKVYSREYGVRKVQEKVKFNFLEKTAYGVFVGVILLANVVMLNYKGEIYSLRSAQQKNDIVISEKQKNNNEQKVMINNLSSYERVKKIAETVGMKTQKDSIKVVR; encoded by the coding sequence ATGGCTACACTAAAGGTATATAGTAGAGAATATGGAGTACGAAAAGTACAAGAAAAAGTGAAATTTAATTTTTTAGAAAAAACTGCTTATGGAGTTTTTGTAGGAGTTATTTTACTTGCTAACGTAGTTATGTTAAACTATAAGGGAGAGATTTATTCACTACGAAGTGCTCAACAAAAAAATGATATTGTTATATCTGAAAAACAAAAAAATAATAACGAACAAAAAGTTATGATAAACAATCTGTCATCTTACGAAAGAGTTAAAAAAATTGCTGAGACAGTAGGAATGAAGACTCAAAAAGATAGTATAAAGGTAGTGAGATAA
- the mraZ gene encoding division/cell wall cluster transcriptional repressor MraZ — protein sequence MFIGQYNNKMDAKGRLSIPIKFRDELGEKFIITRGLDSCLFGYSLQEWQKVESKIKSLPITKKNARTFQRFFFSGATEVEIDKQGRINIPNALIEHAFLDKDCVVNGLSNRIEIWDKNRWEDLLVESEASVEEIAEELEDFDF from the coding sequence GTGTTTATTGGTCAATATAATAATAAAATGGATGCCAAAGGAAGGCTTAGTATTCCAATAAAATTCAGAGATGAACTAGGTGAAAAATTTATTATTACAAGAGGTCTAGACTCTTGTTTATTTGGCTATTCACTACAAGAGTGGCAAAAGGTGGAAAGTAAGATAAAATCACTGCCTATTACTAAGAAAAATGCTCGTACTTTCCAACGTTTCTTCTTTTCCGGAGCCACTGAAGTTGAAATAGATAAACAAGGAAGAATTAATATTCCAAACGCATTAATAGAACATGCTTTTTTAGATAAAGATTGTGTTGTTAATGGTTTGTCAAATAGGATAGAGATTTGGGATAAAAATCGTTGGGAAGATTTACTTGTTGAAAGTGAAGCTAGCGTAGAAGAAATAGCAGAAGAATTAGAAGATTTTGATTTTTAG
- a CDS encoding CvpA family protein yields MVDIIIALLLAAGAYLGYKRGLIMQIFYLGTIVIGYAVSMLFSSRLAYLFTSMIPIPTDVTEGLEGIYKGLNIPTAYYRIVSFIVLFIVIRLIIQILAQTLGVIRKLPLIKTTDRYLGAILGFVEIYLIVFVVLYLVTVLPAPDWKIAIFKDSTLPDYIIQNTPVLSKQFISLFFNK; encoded by the coding sequence ATGGTTGATATAATTATTGCATTATTATTAGCTGCGGGAGCATATTTAGGATACAAACGTGGATTAATCATGCAAATATTCTATTTAGGAACAATAGTGATTGGTTATGCAGTATCTATGTTATTTAGTTCAAGATTAGCGTATTTGTTTACGAGTATGATCCCGATTCCAACAGATGTTACGGAAGGGCTTGAGGGAATATATAAAGGTCTTAATATTCCAACAGCATATTATCGTATAGTATCATTTATCGTATTATTTATTGTTATTCGATTAATAATACAAATTTTAGCTCAAACATTGGGCGTTATTAGAAAATTACCATTAATAAAAACGACTGATAGATATCTTGGTGCTATACTAGGATTCGTGGAGATTTACTTGATTGTGTTTGTAGTACTTTACCTTGTAACGGTATTGCCTGCTCCAGATTGGAAGATAGCGATATTTAAAGATTCTACATTACCAGATTATATAATTCAAAATACACCAGTATTATCAAAGCAGTTTATTAGTTTATTCTTTAATAAATAA
- a CDS encoding endonuclease MutS2 codes for MNKITQKKINLDLVLKDVEKYCFSELSFEKIKNLEYITNFDKLVEVHKENEEGYDLLRKYPNEFKLKIFDYNSSVKKAKIDSVLSEKELFYILRNIITYDRFSRRFENIKLHEHSNYPSLTKYVVKLDDFSDLERYLDRIIDEDGYIRPDASLELKNIKVNISKLKNKSDQILKNILRSNVKKLTEAIVTKRNDRDVILVKPEYKNDFGGIIHDESASGNTFYVEPKENVEINNEIGILKRKEKEEILRILKEASEVIKEKADELINSLWNFSQIEFIFSKMNFCARNGFNKQNIVNSQELNLKKAYNPLIDKDVVVKNDVILDNKGNSLIITGPNTGGKTVILKTVGLCVYLSHLGFYIPALEESTVGFFEDVFVDVGDEQSIENNLSTFSSHMTNIINILNKTNNKSLILLDELCSGTDPSEGAVLSIALLEKFKKMNATILCTTHYPEIKNYCFESEYYKNSSMEFDFEKLKPTYRFIIGLPGKSNAINISAKLGLEQSIIDEAISLLEVNTKENNLFIDKLSESIREYDYKLEYINKTLDEIDDVKQTLDTNLQKYEEYRESLYNDLSVELNREIEEKKAEMIEIYKEFKDSSSLKQHEVNELLHTMDRSKNNIKFHKKLQNQPKFDNSEIRVGDDVLVLGYNQRATVLEISGNTLQIKMGAMKLNIKKKEVRKIDSEPEVTTRYVSTSSVSSKKVGIDINVIGLNTEEAIREIEDYMDKVILQGYDTFTIIHGLGSGILRKNIGEYLKNNRYVASYRTGGQNEGGMGATVVEMK; via the coding sequence TTGAATAAAATTACTCAAAAGAAAATTAATTTAGACTTAGTATTAAAAGATGTAGAAAAATACTGTTTTTCAGAGCTATCATTTGAAAAAATAAAAAATTTAGAGTATATTACAAATTTTGATAAATTAGTCGAAGTACATAAGGAGAATGAAGAGGGATATGATCTTCTTAGAAAATACCCAAACGAATTCAAATTAAAAATATTTGATTATAATTCTAGTGTTAAAAAGGCAAAAATTGATAGTGTACTGTCAGAAAAGGAACTTTTTTATATATTAAGAAATATTATAACTTATGATAGATTCTCAAGAAGATTTGAAAATATAAAATTACACGAACATTCTAATTATCCAAGTTTAACAAAATATGTTGTTAAATTAGATGATTTTAGCGATTTGGAAAGATATTTAGATAGAATAATAGATGAAGATGGATATATAAGACCAGATGCATCACTTGAATTAAAAAATATAAAAGTAAATATTTCTAAGTTGAAAAATAAGAGTGATCAGATACTAAAAAATATTCTTCGTTCAAATGTAAAAAAATTAACAGAAGCAATTGTAACAAAGAGGAATGATCGTGATGTAATTTTAGTAAAACCCGAATATAAAAATGACTTTGGCGGGATAATACATGATGAGAGTGCCTCAGGAAATACATTTTACGTTGAACCAAAAGAAAATGTAGAGATTAATAATGAAATAGGAATTCTAAAACGTAAGGAAAAAGAAGAAATTCTTAGAATACTAAAAGAAGCATCTGAAGTAATTAAAGAAAAAGCAGATGAACTTATAAATTCTCTTTGGAACTTTTCTCAAATAGAGTTTATATTTTCAAAAATGAATTTTTGTGCTAGAAATGGCTTTAATAAACAAAACATAGTAAATTCACAAGAGCTTAATCTAAAGAAAGCATATAATCCTTTAATTGATAAAGACGTAGTTGTGAAAAATGATGTTATTCTAGATAATAAAGGAAATTCACTAATAATTACTGGTCCTAATACTGGTGGTAAGACTGTAATTTTAAAGACAGTTGGATTATGTGTGTACTTATCACATCTAGGATTTTATATTCCAGCATTAGAGGAATCAACAGTCGGATTTTTTGAAGATGTATTTGTAGATGTAGGTGATGAACAGTCTATTGAAAATAACTTATCTACTTTTTCTTCTCATATGACTAATATTATTAATATACTAAATAAAACGAATAACAAGAGTTTGATACTTCTAGATGAGTTGTGTTCAGGAACAGATCCTAGTGAGGGGGCAGTACTTTCTATTGCATTACTAGAAAAATTCAAAAAAATGAATGCAACTATATTATGTACAACTCACTATCCAGAAATCAAAAATTATTGTTTTGAGTCTGAGTATTATAAAAATTCTTCAATGGAATTTGATTTTGAAAAATTAAAACCAACCTATAGATTTATTATTGGGTTACCAGGGAAGTCTAACGCGATTAATATATCAGCTAAACTAGGTTTAGAACAATCAATTATAGATGAAGCAATTTCATTATTGGAAGTAAATACAAAAGAAAATAATCTATTTATTGATAAACTTTCTGAAAGTATCAGAGAATATGATTATAAATTAGAGTATATAAATAAAACACTAGATGAGATAGATGATGTAAAACAAACTCTAGATACCAATCTACAAAAATATGAAGAGTATAGAGAAAGTTTATATAATGATTTAAGTGTAGAACTTAATAGAGAGATTGAAGAGAAGAAAGCAGAAATGATTGAGATTTATAAAGAGTTTAAAGATAGTTCTTCGTTAAAACAGCATGAAGTTAATGAATTGCTGCATACTATGGATAGAAGTAAAAATAATATTAAATTTCATAAAAAACTACAAAACCAACCTAAGTTTGACAATAGTGAAATTAGAGTTGGAGATGATGTATTAGTATTAGGTTATAATCAAAGAGCGACAGTTTTAGAAATTTCAGGAAATACGTTACAGATAAAAATGGGTGCTATGAAACTAAATATTAAGAAAAAAGAAGTTAGAAAAATAGACAGTGAACCTGAAGTGACTACTAGATACGTGAGCACAAGTAGTGTTAGCAGCAAAAAAGTAGGTATTGATATTAATGTAATAGGATTAAATACAGAAGAAGCTATAAGGGAAATAGAAGATTATATGGATAAAGTAATACTTCAAGGATATGACACATTTACTATAATACATGGTTTAGGTTCAGGTATACTTCGTAAAAATATAGGTGAATATCTAAAAAATAATAGATATGTAGCTAGCTATAGAACCGGAGGTCAAAACGAAGGTGGTATGGGAGCTACTGTAGTCGAGATGAAATAG
- a CDS encoding GNAT family N-acetyltransferase, producing MIYFKEPKDVTFEQISDYKEEFVLNNEIIHGAANITDLSVPEWVQFTEDTKYKESVTPGFVTAHTFFALDNDKIIGIINARHKLNDYLLNFGGHIGYSVRKSQRRKGYAKAMLSYTADFLFSLGLEKILITCDKKNIASKRTIESCGGILENEIIEETRTTLRYWIYKK from the coding sequence ATGATTTATTTTAAAGAACCTAAAGATGTTACTTTTGAACAAATATCAGATTACAAAGAAGAATTTGTTCTTAATAATGAAATCATTCATGGTGCAGCAAATATAACTGATTTATCTGTCCCTGAATGGGTACAATTTACAGAAGATACTAAATATAAAGAATCAGTAACTCCTGGTTTTGTCACTGCTCATACATTTTTCGCTTTAGATAATGATAAAATCATTGGTATTATTAACGCAAGGCATAAACTGAATGACTACTTATTAAACTTCGGTGGCCATATAGGCTATAGTGTTAGAAAGTCACAGCGAAGAAAAGGATATGCTAAAGCGATGTTATCTTATACAGCAGATTTTTTATTTTCACTTGGCCTAGAGAAAATCTTAATTACCTGTGATAAAAAGAATATTGCCTCAAAACGCACTATAGAATCATGCGGTGGTATTTTAGAAAATGAAATAATAGAAGAAACTAGAACTACATTAAGATATTGGATATATAAAAAATAA